A window from Argopecten irradians isolate NY chromosome 3, Ai_NY, whole genome shotgun sequence encodes these proteins:
- the LOC138319259 gene encoding cyclic AMP-dependent transcription factor ATF-3-like isoform X2: MAVNLTDPSDDEECKLAEAAIACLQSGQLTPLIKEELKYKIQSRRMEQGKGELLVQFTSPNTYQLTEEEALKSDRRRQQNRMAAKKFRRRQTTLAMTQDKTLQKLQLENSRLNSEIQKLTIEKELWQEKLNRLLLDTIECQIET; encoded by the exons ATGGCTGTAAACCTAACGGATCCTAGTGACGATGAGGAATGTAAACTAGCTGAGGCTGCTATAGCATGTTTACAGTCAGGACAACTCACCCCATTGATTAAAGAAGAGCTTAAGTACAAGATACAGTCCAGGAGAATGGAGCAAGGCAAAGGGGAACTCCTGGTCCAGTTTACATCCCCAAATACTTATCAG CTAACAGAAGAAGAAGCACTTAAATCAGACAGAAGACGTCAACAAAACCGTATGGCGGCCAAAAAGTTCCGTAGACGTCAAACAACATTGGCCATGACACAAGACAAG ACTCTGCAGAAGTTACAGCTGGAGAACTCCCGCCTGAACTCCGAGATACAAAAACTAACAATAGAGAAAGAACTTTGGCAAGAAAAACTCAACAGACTCTTGTTAGATACGATCGAATGTCAGATAGAGACGTGA